A region of Micromonospora sp. WMMD882 DNA encodes the following proteins:
- a CDS encoding VWA domain-containing protein: MTGTDGLRLDLTAHHSEYLPADGGVVDVVAAVRAAPGGPAPRHDGLAEVILLDCSGSMGAPQSKMRAARAATLAALEALPDGVAFAVVEGTGTARMVYPQRRRLAVADESSRAAARRAVQRLTPYGGTVIGAWLLLARDLLATRPDAIGHAILLTDGRNEGQRDVDLRAAVQACVGRFTVDCRAVGSADGAHDWDGPELLGIADALGANPVVPVEDLTGLTDEFAAVLDRALAHRAGAARLRVRVGGLARVRFVKQVYPTIVDLTDRGVPAGDLTVDYPIGAWSPTDRRDYQVALEVDPMSPRLRRRIGWLSVHTAADEDPDAVETPVTVEWSEELELVSQVHETVAHYTHQEGYAEQVRLALDAAATGRSGEAERHLGRAVAIAYAGGHDDKLRQLARVAELLDPAAGRVRLRPDADLRRWQYSVAYAPQTSSWASGDPGEADPAGRVAPEPRVEPWEHCGEPRVHPYCDECGAHHRSATGRPG; this comes from the coding sequence ATGACCGGAACGGACGGGCTCCGGCTCGACCTGACCGCCCACCACAGCGAGTACCTGCCGGCCGACGGCGGCGTCGTGGACGTCGTCGCCGCGGTCCGGGCCGCCCCGGGTGGCCCGGCGCCCCGCCACGACGGGCTCGCCGAGGTGATCCTGCTCGACTGCTCCGGGTCGATGGGCGCGCCGCAGAGCAAGATGCGGGCGGCCCGCGCGGCCACCCTGGCGGCCCTCGAGGCGCTCCCCGACGGCGTCGCGTTCGCCGTGGTGGAGGGCACCGGCACGGCCCGGATGGTCTACCCGCAGCGTCGGCGGCTGGCGGTGGCCGACGAGAGCAGCCGGGCCGCCGCCCGCCGGGCGGTGCAACGGCTCACCCCGTACGGCGGCACGGTGATCGGCGCGTGGCTGCTGCTGGCCCGGGACCTGCTGGCCACCCGCCCGGACGCGATCGGGCACGCCATCCTGCTCACCGACGGCCGCAACGAGGGCCAGCGGGACGTCGACCTGCGGGCGGCGGTGCAGGCGTGCGTCGGCCGGTTCACGGTGGACTGCCGGGCCGTCGGGTCGGCCGACGGGGCGCACGACTGGGACGGCCCGGAGCTGTTGGGCATCGCCGACGCCCTCGGCGCGAACCCGGTCGTGCCGGTGGAGGACCTGACCGGGCTGACCGACGAGTTCGCGGCGGTGCTGGACCGGGCGCTGGCCCACCGGGCCGGCGCGGCCCGACTGCGGGTACGCGTCGGCGGGCTGGCCCGGGTCCGGTTCGTCAAGCAGGTCTACCCGACCATCGTGGACCTCACCGACCGGGGCGTCCCGGCGGGCGACCTCACCGTGGACTACCCGATCGGGGCGTGGAGCCCCACCGACCGGCGGGACTACCAGGTCGCGCTGGAGGTGGACCCGATGTCGCCACGGCTGCGCCGTCGGATCGGCTGGCTCAGCGTGCACACCGCCGCCGACGAGGACCCGGACGCCGTCGAGACGCCGGTGACCGTCGAGTGGAGCGAGGAGCTGGAACTCGTCTCCCAGGTGCACGAGACCGTGGCCCACTACACCCACCAGGAGGGCTACGCCGAGCAGGTGCGGTTGGCGCTGGACGCGGCGGCGACCGGCCGGTCCGGCGAGGCCGAGCGGCATCTCGGCCGGGCGGTCGCCATCGCGTACGCCGGCGGCCACGACGACAAGCTGCGCCAGCTCGCCCGGGTCGCGGAGCTGCTCGACCCGGCCGCCGGTCGGGTCCGTCTCCGGCCCGACGCCGATCTGCGCCGCTGGCAGTACTCGGTGGCGTACGCGCCGCAGACGTCGTCGTGGGCGTCCGGTGACCCCGGCGAGGCGGACCCGGCCGGCCGGGTGGCCCCCGAGCCCCGCGTCGAGCCGTGGGAGCACTGCGGGGAGCCACGCGTGCACCCGTACTGCGACGAGTGCGGCGCCCACCACCGGTCGGCGACCGGACGGCCGGGGTGA
- a CDS encoding AAA family ATPase: MSLDFLDKAGSALGGAVALATAGLAVLGYLRARGRRGWRTVLTPLWRSQEDDALGHPYRLAGGYLRPLSEVYVPRRAVPRADPAGGTVAADPTPSRPGEGLLAGAGHVLLIGEPGSGKSALVRQACAVSARHWLAARGRRRRLPAGLPVAVALPAGALVGRALPAALSGAHPLPDVDFAAPPAPGRRWLVCVDGVDAVADPDERAEVLNRLAALARPAAVDPPWRLLVTTRQLAEAELAVLGPGFTAYHLAPFGPAEVRRFAYRWFSRAATAEAFLSWADADRATTAARTPLTLTVAAVVWEAGPPGGTPRVADPTALLARFVDALLDAGRAGVDTVGAALRRASRGGPVADWLAERHTELVEVAAAAALAGGDPVAAVVEWSAGQAPHPPDRVLPDWSRHVRLILLGTGLFAAGPGPAAPAAAAGRLVPTWPGPVEYLAAGPLARNWRPDRWVAAMTTTSQRGLGLYAVGRGVAAPDFLRLVARDPAGAVAAGHYLAAGGPVDPVVRADVLAALLAHWSAPPVDDIGGPVGSDVPGECHALLTTLVAAPADRAVLRAIAVDPRRSRAVRRAAALLFATRRTADAGRQVGE, from the coding sequence GTGAGTCTGGACTTCCTCGACAAGGCGGGCAGCGCCCTCGGCGGGGCCGTCGCCCTGGCCACCGCCGGTCTGGCGGTGCTCGGCTACCTGCGGGCCCGGGGCCGGCGCGGCTGGCGGACCGTCCTGACGCCGCTGTGGCGGTCCCAGGAGGACGACGCGTTGGGGCACCCGTACCGGCTCGCCGGCGGGTACCTCCGGCCGCTGTCGGAGGTGTACGTGCCACGTCGGGCGGTGCCCCGGGCCGATCCGGCCGGCGGGACCGTCGCCGCCGACCCGACGCCGTCGCGGCCGGGGGAGGGGCTGCTGGCCGGCGCCGGACACGTGCTGCTCATCGGTGAGCCGGGCAGCGGTAAGTCGGCCCTGGTCCGGCAGGCGTGCGCGGTGTCGGCGCGGCACTGGCTGGCCGCACGGGGTCGACGACGGCGCCTGCCGGCCGGGCTGCCCGTGGCGGTGGCCCTGCCGGCGGGCGCGTTGGTCGGTCGGGCGTTGCCGGCCGCGCTGAGCGGGGCGCACCCGCTGCCGGACGTCGACTTCGCGGCCCCGCCGGCCCCCGGCCGACGGTGGCTGGTCTGTGTCGACGGGGTCGACGCCGTCGCCGACCCTGACGAGCGGGCCGAGGTGCTCAACCGGCTCGCCGCCCTGGCCCGCCCCGCCGCGGTGGACCCGCCGTGGCGGCTGCTGGTGACCACCCGGCAACTCGCGGAGGCGGAGCTGGCCGTGCTGGGACCGGGGTTCACCGCGTACCACCTGGCGCCGTTCGGCCCGGCGGAGGTCCGTCGGTTCGCCTACCGGTGGTTCTCCCGGGCGGCCACCGCCGAGGCGTTCCTGTCCTGGGCGGACGCCGACCGGGCGACGACGGCGGCGCGGACCCCGCTCACCCTCACCGTGGCCGCGGTCGTCTGGGAGGCGGGGCCGCCCGGCGGGACGCCGCGGGTGGCGGACCCGACGGCCCTGCTCGCCCGGTTCGTCGACGCGCTGCTCGACGCGGGACGCGCCGGTGTGGACACCGTGGGCGCGGCGTTGCGTCGGGCGTCCCGGGGCGGCCCGGTCGCCGACTGGCTCGCCGAGCGGCACACCGAGCTCGTCGAGGTGGCGGCGGCGGCCGCCCTGGCCGGCGGCGACCCGGTCGCGGCGGTGGTCGAGTGGTCGGCGGGGCAGGCGCCGCATCCGCCGGACCGGGTGCTGCCGGACTGGTCCCGGCACGTCCGGCTGATCCTGCTCGGCACCGGCCTGTTCGCCGCCGGGCCCGGCCCGGCGGCGCCCGCGGCCGCCGCCGGCCGGCTGGTGCCGACCTGGCCGGGGCCGGTGGAGTACCTGGCGGCCGGGCCGCTGGCCCGGAACTGGCGGCCCGACCGGTGGGTGGCGGCGATGACCACCACGTCGCAGCGCGGCCTCGGCCTGTACGCGGTCGGCCGGGGCGTCGCCGCGCCGGACTTCCTGCGGCTGGTCGCCCGGGACCCGGCCGGGGCGGTCGCCGCCGGCCACTACCTGGCGGCGGGCGGCCCGGTCGACCCGGTGGTCCGCGCGGACGTGCTCGCCGCCCTGCTCGCCCACTGGTCCGCCCCGCCGGTCGACGACATCGGGGGGCCGGTGGGGTCGGACGTGCCGGGGGAGTGTCACGCGCTGCTCACCACCCTGGTCGCCGCCCCCGCCGACCGCGCCGTGCTACGTGCCATCGCCGTCGACCCGCGGCGGTCCCGTGCGGTCCGCCGGGCGGCGGCCCTGCTGTTCGCCACCCGACGGACGGCCGACGCCGGCCGGCAGGTCGGCGAGTAG
- a CDS encoding DUF305 domain-containing protein, whose product MTRLPAILLAGLLAVAGCAPATTPDPPPRPGPTTVAGATLSGLDVVFLTNLASHVEQTLALVRLARGRLADPQLRTLAAAIESTESDELATVRGWLREAGTHASVPAHRHDHGVTDGADPLERLRTAPDGAVDRLLRDLLRAHQGATADLARAHLEVGDPRVRDLARRVERSRTAQVALLADLPAGVGRPSGGEQQGRRPADRTGPPRVDGDGT is encoded by the coding sequence GTGACCCGGCTGCCGGCCATACTGCTCGCCGGGCTGCTGGCGGTCGCCGGATGCGCGCCGGCCACCACCCCGGACCCGCCCCCACGGCCCGGGCCGACAACGGTGGCCGGGGCCACGCTGAGCGGCCTCGACGTGGTCTTCCTGACCAACCTGGCCAGCCACGTCGAGCAGACCCTGGCGCTGGTGCGGCTGGCCCGGGGCCGGCTGGCCGACCCGCAGCTACGCACCCTCGCCGCCGCGATCGAGTCCACCGAGTCCGACGAGCTGGCCACCGTACGCGGCTGGCTGCGGGAGGCCGGGACGCACGCCTCCGTCCCGGCCCACCGGCACGACCACGGCGTCACGGACGGCGCGGACCCGCTGGAACGGCTGCGGACCGCCCCGGACGGCGCTGTCGACCGCCTGCTGCGCGACCTGCTCCGCGCGCACCAGGGCGCGACGGCGGACCTCGCCCGGGCCCACCTGGAGGTCGGCGACCCCCGGGTGCGGGACCTGGCCCGACGCGTCGAACGGTCGAGGACGGCCCAGGTGGCCCTACTCGCCGACCTGCCGGCCGGCGTCGGCCGTCCGTCGGGTGGCGAACAGCAGGGCCGCCGCCCGGCGGACCGCACGGGACCGCCGCGGGTCGACGGCGATGGCACGTAG
- a CDS encoding lytic polysaccharide monooxygenase → MRRALTLPLVATGAIATTLAVGAPAQAHGYVSGPPSRQALCAQGRVPDCGQIRYEPQSVEGPKGLRSCHAGISHFAVLDDDSRGWPATSVGSSVTFTWTNTARHATSNWEYFIGSTRVAVVNGGGQQPGATVSHTVNLSGWSGRQKVLAVWNIADTANAFYACVDLQIGGGGTPSPTPTPTPRPTTPAPTTPPPTTSPTPTPPASGGTWTAGRTYQVGDQVTYGGATYRCRQAHTALPGWEPPYVPALWTQV, encoded by the coding sequence ATGCGTCGAGCACTCACCCTCCCGCTGGTGGCGACCGGAGCGATCGCCACCACCCTGGCCGTCGGCGCCCCCGCGCAGGCGCACGGCTACGTCTCGGGTCCGCCGAGCCGTCAGGCGCTCTGCGCGCAGGGCCGGGTCCCGGACTGCGGGCAGATCAGGTACGAGCCGCAGAGCGTCGAGGGCCCGAAGGGGCTACGGAGCTGCCACGCGGGAATCTCCCACTTCGCCGTGCTCGACGACGACAGCCGGGGCTGGCCCGCCACCTCGGTCGGCTCGTCGGTGACGTTCACCTGGACGAACACCGCCCGGCACGCCACCAGCAACTGGGAGTACTTCATCGGCAGCACCCGGGTGGCGGTCGTCAACGGCGGCGGCCAACAGCCCGGCGCCACCGTCTCGCACACCGTCAACCTGTCCGGCTGGTCCGGTCGGCAGAAGGTCCTCGCCGTGTGGAACATCGCGGACACCGCCAACGCGTTCTACGCCTGCGTCGACCTGCAGATCGGTGGCGGTGGCACCCCGTCCCCCACGCCCACGCCCACTCCGCGTCCGACCACACCGGCCCCGACCACACCGCCCCCGACGACCAGCCCCACGCCCACCCCGCCGGCCTCCGGCGGAACCTGGACGGCGGGCCGGACGTACCAGGTCGGCGACCAGGTCACCTACGGCGGGGCGACCTACCGCTGCCGGCAGGCGCACACCGCGCTCCCCGGCTGGGAGCCGCCCTACGTGCCGGCGCTGTGGACCCAGGTCTGA
- a CDS encoding SulP family inorganic anion transporter — protein sequence MRSALLPSVSTRRALRADLSASLVVFLVALPLCVGIAVASGVPAELGLVTGVVGGLLVGLLPGSSLQVSGPAAGLTVLVAEAVDRYGLAGLGTIVLLAGLLQIGLGLFRLGRWFRAISVAVVQGMLAGIGLLLIVGQLHVLAGGVAPHSGVGALAGLPELAGSLGASATARLALGVGVATMAVMLLWDALPGRLRVVPGALVAVVAAAGVTAVFGLPVDTIRVTGLFEVVQPSFGHWGDLADLGMLATVATFTLVASAESLFSAAAVDRLHQGPRTDFDRELVAQGAGNTVCGLLGALPMTAVIVRSSANVRAGARTKASRVLHGLWLLLFTAAVPDLIGLIPLPALAAVLVHAGVKLLPVGALPPLWREHRGEAVILTVTATAIVTTDMFTGVLVGLGLSVVKAAWETSHVRVTVHDGRPGPIEVTISGNATFLRLPTILPTLNGLPADRTVRLDLRGLRHADLACRTALDTWIATHNASADVPVQIVSPRPAGDGPVRRVASGPPSGSAADRS from the coding sequence ATGCGGTCTGCCCTCCTGCCCTCCGTCTCCACCCGGCGCGCCCTCCGCGCCGACCTGTCCGCCTCCCTCGTCGTCTTCCTCGTCGCGTTGCCCCTGTGCGTGGGGATCGCCGTCGCCTCCGGCGTCCCGGCCGAGCTCGGCCTGGTCACCGGCGTCGTCGGCGGTCTGCTCGTCGGTCTGCTGCCCGGCAGCAGCCTCCAGGTCAGCGGCCCCGCTGCCGGTCTGACCGTGCTGGTCGCCGAGGCCGTGGACCGCTACGGCCTGGCCGGCCTCGGCACGATCGTGCTGCTCGCCGGGCTGCTCCAGATCGGTCTGGGCCTGTTCCGGCTCGGCCGGTGGTTCCGGGCCATCTCCGTGGCCGTGGTGCAGGGCATGCTGGCCGGGATCGGCCTGCTGCTGATCGTCGGTCAGCTCCACGTCCTGGCCGGTGGCGTCGCGCCGCACTCCGGCGTCGGCGCGCTGGCTGGGCTGCCGGAGCTGGCCGGTTCGCTCGGCGCCTCGGCGACGGCCCGGCTCGCCCTCGGGGTGGGCGTGGCCACCATGGCGGTCATGCTGCTCTGGGACGCCCTGCCGGGCCGGCTGCGGGTGGTGCCCGGCGCGCTGGTGGCGGTGGTCGCCGCGGCCGGGGTGACGGCCGTGTTCGGGTTGCCCGTGGACACCATCCGGGTGACGGGCCTGTTCGAGGTGGTGCAGCCCTCGTTCGGGCACTGGGGCGACCTGGCCGACCTCGGCATGCTCGCCACCGTCGCCACGTTCACGCTGGTCGCCTCGGCGGAGAGCCTGTTCAGCGCGGCGGCCGTGGACCGGTTGCACCAGGGGCCGCGCACCGACTTCGACCGGGAGCTGGTGGCCCAGGGCGCCGGCAACACGGTGTGCGGCCTGCTCGGCGCGCTGCCGATGACCGCGGTCATCGTCCGCAGCTCCGCCAACGTCCGGGCCGGCGCGCGGACGAAGGCGTCCCGGGTGCTGCACGGACTGTGGCTGTTGCTGTTCACCGCCGCCGTGCCCGACCTGATCGGGCTGATCCCGTTGCCGGCGCTGGCCGCCGTGCTCGTCCACGCCGGCGTGAAGCTGCTCCCGGTGGGCGCGCTGCCGCCACTGTGGCGGGAGCACCGGGGCGAGGCGGTGATCCTGACGGTGACGGCCACGGCGATCGTCACCACCGACATGTTCACCGGCGTGCTCGTCGGCCTGGGACTGTCGGTGGTGAAGGCCGCCTGGGAGACCTCGCACGTGCGGGTCACGGTGCACGACGGGCGACCGGGCCCGATCGAGGTGACGATCTCCGGCAACGCGACGTTCCTCCGGCTGCCGACCATCCTCCCCACGCTCAACGGGTTGCCGGCCGACCGGACCGTCCGGCTGGACCTGCGCGGTCTGCGGCACGCGGACCTCGCCTGCCGTACCGCGTTGGACACCTGGATCGCGACGCACAACGCCAGCGCGGACGTGCCGGTGCAGATCGTCTCCCCCCGGCCGGCGGGGGACGGCCCGGTGCGGAGGGTCGCGTCGGGGCCGCCGAGCGGGAGCGCGGCCGACAGGTCCTGA
- a CDS encoding NAD-dependent deacylase, translating into MGQQHPPIGRAAALLGQARRVVIFTGAGMSAESGVPTFRDALTGLWRQFDAQTLATPEAFRADPALVWGWYEWRRHLVSRAEPHAGHRAVSAIQSRVPHAVLVTQNVDDLHERAGAVDPLHLHGSLFAPRCSACARPASVPDDGTTEAGPTGGRVPPPGCVRCSAPVRPGVVWFGEELPRAALAAAVEAVSSCDLLVTVGTSGLVYPAAELPHAAARLGATVIQVNPEETPVDAVAEVNLRGPAARVLPALVEATWGDTGRR; encoded by the coding sequence ATGGGGCAGCAGCACCCCCCGATCGGACGGGCCGCGGCCCTGCTCGGCCAGGCCCGACGGGTGGTGATCTTCACCGGGGCGGGCATGTCGGCGGAGAGCGGCGTGCCGACCTTCCGGGACGCCCTCACCGGCCTGTGGCGGCAGTTCGACGCGCAGACGCTGGCCACCCCGGAGGCGTTCCGGGCCGACCCCGCCCTGGTCTGGGGTTGGTACGAGTGGCGGCGTCACCTGGTGAGTCGGGCCGAGCCGCACGCCGGCCACCGGGCGGTGTCCGCCATCCAGTCGCGCGTCCCACATGCCGTCCTGGTCACGCAGAACGTCGACGACCTCCACGAGCGGGCCGGCGCGGTCGACCCGCTGCACCTGCACGGCAGCCTGTTCGCCCCGCGCTGCTCGGCCTGCGCGCGTCCGGCGTCCGTCCCCGACGACGGCACGACGGAGGCCGGGCCGACCGGGGGACGGGTGCCGCCACCTGGCTGCGTCCGGTGCTCAGCTCCGGTCCGGCCCGGCGTGGTGTGGTTCGGCGAGGAGTTGCCCCGGGCGGCTCTGGCCGCCGCGGTCGAGGCAGTCTCCTCCTGTGACCTGCTGGTGACGGTCGGCACGTCCGGCCTGGTGTACCCGGCGGCCGAGCTGCCCCACGCGGCGGCCCGGCTCGGCGCGACCGTGATCCAGGTCAACCCGGAGGAGACCCCGGTGGACGCGGTCGCCGAGGTCAACCTGCGCGGCCCGGCCGCCCGGGTCCTGCCGGCGCTCGTCGAGGCCACCTGGGGCGACACCGGCCGCCGCTGA
- a CDS encoding GNAT family N-acetyltransferase, which translates to MVDVTVRPMTPQDADAVLAVYQAGLDDGDASFETTAPTWAEFDAGRRPDHRFVAVDPGGRVLGWVAVSPTSNRAVYAGVVEHSVYVAPTARGRGVARLLLETLVGSTEAAGIWTIQSGVFPENTASIELHRRAGFRTIGVRERIGRRHGRWRDVLLLERRSPTVT; encoded by the coding sequence ATGGTCGACGTCACCGTCCGCCCGATGACCCCGCAGGACGCCGACGCGGTCCTGGCCGTCTACCAGGCCGGTCTGGACGACGGCGACGCCAGCTTCGAGACGACCGCGCCCACCTGGGCCGAGTTCGACGCCGGTCGCCGGCCCGACCACCGCTTCGTCGCCGTGGACCCCGGTGGCCGGGTGCTCGGCTGGGTCGCCGTGTCGCCGACCTCGAACCGCGCCGTCTACGCCGGCGTGGTCGAGCACTCGGTCTACGTCGCGCCGACCGCCCGGGGACGCGGCGTGGCCCGCCTGCTGCTGGAAACCCTGGTCGGGTCCACCGAGGCGGCCGGCATCTGGACCATCCAGTCCGGCGTCTTCCCCGAGAACACGGCCAGCATCGAACTGCACCGCCGCGCCGGCTTCCGGACCATCGGCGTCCGCGAGCGGATCGGCCGGCGACACGGACGCTGGCGCGACGTGCTCCTGCTCGAACGCCGCAGCCCCACCGTCACCTGA
- a CDS encoding 5'/3'-nucleotidase SurE — translation MTGDRPARVLVTNDDGVHAPGIRWLARAAYDRGADVVVAAPREEASGMSAALSAVTDEGRVVFTGTELAGLPGVPAYGVAASPAYIAVLAGLGVFGPPPDLVLSGINRGANAGYAILHSGTVGAALTAGNNGARALAVSLDVLTPTAASAGSGGAAIAVLDQVDDESRHWATAADLAGRLLPWLLDAAPGTVLNLNVPDLPAAEVAGLRQATLAPFGQVQMTVAETGEGYVRTSVEENGGRRLPGTDLALLADGYAAVTAVQGLAHLPDVVLPTDD, via the coding sequence GTGACCGGTGACCGGCCGGCCCGGGTGCTGGTGACCAACGACGACGGCGTGCACGCGCCCGGCATCCGCTGGCTCGCCCGCGCCGCGTACGACCGGGGCGCGGACGTGGTGGTGGCCGCGCCCCGGGAGGAGGCGAGCGGCATGAGCGCGGCGCTGTCCGCGGTGACCGACGAGGGGCGCGTGGTGTTCACCGGGACGGAGCTGGCCGGGCTGCCCGGGGTGCCGGCGTACGGTGTCGCCGCCTCACCGGCCTACATCGCGGTGCTGGCCGGGCTGGGGGTGTTCGGCCCGCCGCCGGACCTGGTCCTGTCCGGCATCAACCGGGGCGCCAACGCCGGGTACGCGATCCTGCACTCGGGCACGGTGGGCGCGGCGCTGACCGCCGGCAACAACGGCGCCCGCGCGCTGGCCGTGTCGTTGGACGTGCTGACGCCCACGGCGGCGAGCGCGGGCAGCGGCGGCGCGGCGATCGCCGTGCTGGACCAGGTCGACGACGAGAGCCGGCACTGGGCGACGGCAGCGGACCTGGCCGGCCGGCTGCTGCCCTGGCTGCTGGACGCGGCGCCGGGAACGGTGCTGAACCTCAACGTGCCCGACCTGCCGGCGGCAGAGGTGGCCGGGCTACGGCAGGCCACCCTGGCCCCGTTCGGCCAGGTGCAGATGACGGTGGCCGAGACCGGTGAGGGTTACGTCCGTACGTCCGTCGAGGAGAACGGCGGCCGTCGCCTGCCCGGCACCGACCTGGCCCTGCTGGCCGACGGCTACGCCGCCGTCACCGCCGTCCAGGGCCTGGCGCACCTGCCCGACGTGGTCCTGCCGACCGACGACTGA